A window of the Helianthus annuus cultivar XRQ/B chromosome 4, HanXRQr2.0-SUNRISE, whole genome shotgun sequence genome harbors these coding sequences:
- the LOC110933430 gene encoding uncharacterized protein LOC110933430 — MSSCKPCTTPVDLSAKLSSTDGPLFSDPTLYRSLARALQYLTFTRPDISYAAQQVCLFMHEPRDSHFAFMKRIIRYIQGTLDYGIRIIKSTSHSLVAYSDADWGGCPDSRRSTSGYCVFLGHNLISWSSKRQPTVSRSSAEAEYRGLANVVAEATWIRNLLLKLHIPLQHASVVYCDNVSAVYLSNNPVQHQRTKHIEIDIHFVRDKVRVGHIRVLHVPSSLQYADIFTKGLPRQLFQSFRSSLSVCPPPAQSEGVS, encoded by the coding sequence ATGTCTTCATGTAAACCTTGCACAACTCCCGTCGACCTCTCGGCCAAACTAAGCAGTACCGACGGTCCCCTGTTTTCGGATCCTACTTTATATAGAAGCCTTGCTAGAGCTTTACAGTACCTCACATTCACGAGACCTGACATCTCCTACGCTGCTCAGCAGGTCTGCCTATTTATGCATGAGCCTCGAGATTCTCACTTTGCTTTCATGAAAAGAATCATCCGGTATATTCAAGGAACACTTGATTATGGTATACGTATCATTAAATCAACATCTCATTCTTTGGTGGCGTACTCTGATGCTGACTGGGGTGGTTGCCCAGACTCACGGCGCTCCACATCAGGTTACTGTGTTTTCCTTGGTCATAATCTGATCTCTTGGTCCTCTAAACGACAACCTACTGTATCTAGATCTAGTGCCGAGGCCGAATACAGGGGTCTTGCTAATGTCGTAGCTGAAGCCACATGGATACGCAATTTACTGCTTAAGCTACACATTCCTCTTCAACATGCATCAGTCGTATACTGTGACAACGTCTCAGCTGTGTATCTTTCCAATAATCCAGTGCAGCATCAGCGAACGAAGCACATCGAGATCGACATACATTTTGTTCGGGACAAGGTTCGCGTCGGTCACATTCGGGTGCTTCATGTACCTTCCTCACTGCAATATGCGGATATTTTCACCAAGGGGCTTCCACGGCAGCTGTTCCAGTCTTTTCGCTCCAGCTTGAGCGTATGTCCACCACCCGCTCAATCTGAGGGGGTGTCTTAG